A window of the Arenibacter algicola genome harbors these coding sequences:
- a CDS encoding ATP-grasp domain-containing protein translates to MTGNTDQTTFLCISSFFKGEDFLRSCKALGNKVLLITSKGLEHKKWPRESIDEIFYMQERREGVWNMDDLISGLAFLMQNQKIDRIVALDDFDVEKATLVREHFRIPGMGQTTGRYFRDKLAMRMKAEVANIPVPAFCPLFNNREIDEYTKRVTPPWLIKPRSEASATGIRKIFSSEELWAVLESLGDRRHEYLMEKFAPGDVYHVDSLSVDGKIVFTQASQYLSTPMDVAHGHGIFRSITLKMDSPDAIGLMEINEEVLKAFGMRFSASHSEYIKSRDTGKFYFLETASRVGGAHLAEMVAFASGINLWAEWAAIEDAMAKGKTYKLPEVKNQYAGIVVSLCRFQYPDYSCFTDQEICWQLQKEYHIGHIVQSESQERVLELLNEHTKRIQIDFHAST, encoded by the coding sequence ATGACAGGAAATACCGACCAAACCACTTTTTTATGTATAAGCAGTTTTTTTAAGGGAGAAGATTTTCTAAGGTCGTGTAAGGCTTTGGGCAACAAGGTATTACTAATTACTTCCAAGGGTTTGGAACATAAGAAGTGGCCACGCGAATCCATTGATGAAATTTTCTACATGCAGGAAAGGCGTGAAGGTGTTTGGAATATGGACGATTTAATCTCGGGCCTCGCTTTTTTAATGCAGAACCAGAAAATAGACCGGATCGTGGCCTTGGACGATTTTGATGTGGAGAAGGCAACCTTGGTAAGGGAGCATTTTAGAATACCTGGTATGGGACAGACTACGGGTAGGTATTTTAGGGATAAATTGGCCATGAGAATGAAAGCCGAAGTGGCAAATATTCCCGTTCCAGCCTTTTGTCCATTATTCAATAATAGGGAAATAGATGAATATACAAAAAGGGTGACGCCCCCTTGGCTCATCAAGCCCAGATCGGAGGCCTCTGCAACGGGGATTCGTAAAATATTCTCTAGCGAAGAACTTTGGGCAGTGCTGGAATCTTTGGGCGATCGCAGACATGAGTACCTAATGGAGAAATTTGCTCCCGGGGATGTGTACCATGTAGATTCTTTATCAGTGGATGGTAAGATTGTCTTCACGCAGGCTTCCCAATATTTAAGTACCCCTATGGACGTGGCACATGGTCACGGTATCTTTAGATCCATCACACTTAAAATGGATTCTCCGGATGCCATAGGTTTGATGGAAATCAACGAAGAAGTCTTAAAGGCCTTCGGGATGCGTTTTAGCGCCTCGCACAGCGAGTATATTAAATCTAGGGACACTGGGAAGTTTTATTTTTTGGAAACGGCCTCAAGGGTCGGTGGGGCCCATTTGGCGGAAATGGTGGCCTTTGCTTCCGGAATTAATTTGTGGGCAGAATGGGCAGCGATCGAAGATGCCATGGCAAAAGGAAAAACCTACAAGCTACCTGAGGTAAAAAACCAATATGCGGGTATTGTGGTGTCCTTATGTCGATTTCAATACCCTGATTATTCCTGTTTTACAGACCAGGAAATATGTTGGCAATTACAAAAGGAATACCATATAGGTCATATTGTACAATCGGAGAGTCAGGAAAGGGTGTTGGAACTGTTAAATGAGCATACCAAACGCATCCAAATCGATTTTCACGCCAGTACGTGA
- a CDS encoding esterase family protein, translating to MEENYHKWYSPNLSKEMEMIVYGHWGYPLLIFPTTRGRYYESKDFHLIDSIAWFIEQGKVKVYCLDSIDEYSWYNRSIHPADRVKNHIWYDKMILEEVVAKVQHESPIGKVAVSGCSFGGYHAANFAFRHPEKVSHLFTMSGAFDIRDQLDGYYDDNVYFNNPVDYLPNMNHPDLYNMKIILGTSEHDICLGANLRMSEILKNKGIDHWLDNRPNASHDWPIWREMFPHYLSLM from the coding sequence TTGGAAGAGAACTATCATAAATGGTATTCCCCGAATCTGAGCAAGGAAATGGAAATGATAGTTTATGGTCATTGGGGCTATCCTCTGTTAATCTTTCCAACTACCAGAGGGAGGTATTACGAAAGCAAGGATTTTCATTTAATCGATTCCATTGCCTGGTTTATAGAACAAGGCAAGGTGAAGGTATATTGCTTGGACAGTATTGATGAATACAGCTGGTACAATAGATCCATACATCCTGCAGACCGTGTTAAAAACCATATTTGGTACGACAAGATGATTTTGGAGGAAGTAGTTGCCAAAGTACAGCACGAATCCCCCATTGGCAAGGTAGCAGTTTCAGGATGCAGTTTCGGGGGCTACCATGCGGCCAATTTTGCCTTTAGACATCCCGAAAAGGTTAGCCACCTCTTTACTATGAGCGGGGCATTCGATATCAGGGACCAATTGGACGGGTATTACGATGACAATGTTTATTTTAATAATCCAGTGGATTATTTGCCCAATATGAATCATCCCGATCTGTATAATATGAAAATAATTTTGGGCACCAGCGAACATGATATTTGTTTGGGTGCCAATCTCCGAATGTCGGAAATTTTAAAAAATAAAGGTATTGATCATTGGTTGGACAATAGACCCAACGCCAGTCATGACTGGCCTATATGGCGCGAAATGTTTCCCCATTATTTATCCTTAATGTAA
- a CDS encoding endonuclease/exonuclease/phosphatase family protein, which translates to MKFSFFKKKSINTLHTVAFYNLENLFDAKNDFQTLDDDFTPNGSKKWTPKRYQNKLSRLAQTISQIGRESTGFPPVLVGVAEVENGKVVQDLLSTDPLNAYNYHYVHYDSPDERGIDNALLYNRDNFEVLSSEAIPLIILNDNGQRDTTRDILYVSGVLNGEEVHIFVNHWPSRRNGEVETDYKRIAAARTIIDYMEKLEQNVKNPNYIVMGDFNDGPSSASLQTLMSRDSLHNPMERLKSPDRGSANYKRSWSLFDQIIVSHNFFNYERGTHSFAEANIFDEAFLTEYKGKYKGNPHRTYVGRRYMGGFSDHFPVYVQFKFNI; encoded by the coding sequence ATGAAATTTTCATTTTTTAAGAAGAAATCGATCAATACCCTCCATACTGTGGCTTTCTATAATCTAGAAAACCTTTTCGATGCCAAAAATGATTTTCAGACATTGGATGATGATTTTACTCCTAATGGATCTAAAAAATGGACCCCAAAGCGATATCAGAACAAATTGTCCAGACTGGCCCAGACTATAAGTCAAATTGGGCGCGAATCTACAGGTTTTCCTCCTGTATTGGTCGGTGTTGCAGAGGTTGAAAATGGGAAGGTAGTTCAGGATTTGTTGTCTACAGATCCCTTAAATGCGTACAACTATCATTATGTTCACTATGATTCCCCAGATGAGAGGGGAATAGATAATGCCTTGCTATACAATAGGGATAATTTTGAAGTATTAAGCTCAGAAGCAATTCCATTGATAATACTTAATGATAACGGCCAACGCGATACTACAAGGGATATATTATACGTAAGTGGAGTTCTAAATGGGGAAGAGGTCCATATTTTTGTGAACCACTGGCCTTCCAGAAGGAATGGGGAGGTAGAAACCGATTATAAGCGTATTGCTGCAGCGAGAACCATTATTGATTATATGGAGAAGTTGGAACAAAATGTGAAAAACCCCAATTATATTGTAATGGGCGATTTTAATGATGGCCCTTCCTCTGCCAGTCTCCAGACCCTGATGAGTAGGGATAGTTTGCATAACCCTATGGAGAGATTAAAATCACCTGATCGGGGAAGTGCCAACTATAAGAGGTCTTGGAGCCTTTTTGATCAAATTATAGTGTCCCATAATTTTTTTAATTACGAACGTGGCACCCACAGTTTTGCCGAGGCAAATATTTTTGATGAGGCCTTTCTCACGGAATATAAAGGTAAGTACAAAGGTAATCCACATAGAACCTATGTAGGAAGGCGATATATGGGAGGTTTTAGCGATCATTTTCCGGTTTACGTACAATTTAAGTTCAATATTTAA
- a CDS encoding ATP-grasp domain-containing protein, protein MKKIGILFGQENTFPQAFIDRINEKKINGIMAEAVMIDKVMQADPTEYAVIIDRISQDVPFYRAYLKNAAISGTAVLNNPFWWSADEKFFNNALAIKTGVPVPKTVLLPSKERPDDTTENSFRNLKYPMDWNGIFEHIGFPAYMKPFAGGGWKNVYKLNNADEFFKSHSETGQLIMMLQEEIVFNEYFRCYCLGGNEVRIMQYEPRNPHHLRYVHDGPPLSKKLLDTVKDYTIKLNAALGYDFNTVEFAVRDGIPYAIDFCNPAPDADINSVGQENFEWVVETAANMAIKRAQEHKPGQMNLTWGTFVKNAVAPTTIEPAAKKAPAKKAPVAKKAPAKAAATKGQKAVPTAKTTEAKKTAVAKKTTTTKAEKTAAAPKKPVKKATTTKRKSK, encoded by the coding sequence ATGAAAAAAATTGGAATACTATTCGGCCAGGAAAATACCTTCCCACAAGCCTTTATAGATAGAATAAACGAGAAAAAAATAAATGGGATAATGGCCGAGGCCGTTATGATAGATAAGGTAATGCAGGCCGACCCAACGGAATATGCCGTTATAATAGATCGTATTTCCCAGGATGTTCCCTTTTACAGGGCATATCTAAAAAATGCGGCCATATCGGGTACCGCAGTTCTCAACAATCCTTTTTGGTGGAGTGCCGATGAAAAATTTTTCAATAATGCATTGGCTATAAAAACTGGAGTTCCTGTGCCAAAAACGGTACTTCTCCCATCAAAGGAGAGGCCGGATGATACCACAGAAAATTCTTTCCGGAATTTAAAGTATCCCATGGATTGGAATGGTATTTTTGAACATATCGGTTTTCCCGCCTATATGAAGCCTTTTGCTGGAGGCGGCTGGAAAAATGTCTACAAACTTAACAATGCCGATGAGTTTTTTAAGAGTCACAGCGAAACCGGTCAACTAATAATGATGTTGCAGGAGGAAATCGTCTTTAACGAATATTTCCGCTGCTATTGCCTAGGTGGTAATGAAGTGCGTATTATGCAATATGAGCCCCGCAACCCACATCACCTGAGGTATGTACATGACGGACCTCCCTTGAGCAAAAAACTATTGGATACGGTTAAGGACTACACCATAAAACTAAATGCAGCTTTGGGGTATGATTTCAACACTGTGGAATTCGCGGTAAGGGACGGTATTCCTTACGCAATAGATTTTTGTAATCCGGCTCCGGATGCCGATATTAATTCCGTTGGCCAGGAAAATTTCGAATGGGTCGTGGAGACCGCTGCAAATATGGCCATAAAAAGGGCACAGGAGCACAAACCAGGCCAGATGAACCTTACTTGGGGAACATTTGTCAAGAATGCGGTTGCCCCTACCACAATAGAACCAGCAGCCAAAAAAGCTCCCGCAAAAAAGGCCCCGGTGGCAAAAAAAGCTCCGGCAAAAGCAGCAGCGACCAAAGGACAAAAGGCCGTACCAACCGCCAAAACAACGGAAGCCAAAAAGACAGCTGTAGCTAAAAAAACAACGACAACGAAGGCCGAAAAAACAGCAGCCGCCCCCAAAAAACCGGTCAAAAAGGCCACAACAACCAAACGCAAGTCAAAATAA
- the hflX gene encoding GTPase HflX: MLEKKTIEYEKAVLIGVMNKDQNEEKVNEYLDELEFLTYTAGGEVCKRFVQRIDLPNPKTYIGSGKMLEVEAYVKSNDIGSVIFDDELTPGQQRNIERQLKCKILDRTSLILDIFAQRAQTSYARTQVELAQYEYLLPRLTGLWTHLERQKGGIGMRGPGETEIETDRRIVRDRISLLKKKLLKVDKQMETQRGNRGALVRVALVGYTNVGKSTLMNVISKSDVFAENKLFATLDTTVRKVVIGNLPFLLSDTVGFIRKLPTQLVESFKSTLDEVREADLLLHVVDISHPNFEEHIDSVNQILTEIKSSDKKTIMVFNKIDQYEHKTIDDDDLITEKTNKHFTIEEWKNTWMRRVGDRALFISALNKENLEEFRKRVYDEVRDIHITRFPYNNFLYPEHLDEY, translated from the coding sequence ATGCTAGAGAAGAAGACCATAGAATATGAAAAGGCGGTACTCATAGGAGTAATGAACAAGGACCAGAATGAGGAAAAGGTAAACGAATATTTGGATGAACTGGAATTCCTTACCTATACTGCAGGGGGCGAGGTTTGTAAACGTTTTGTACAACGAATAGACTTGCCCAACCCTAAAACCTACATTGGAAGCGGAAAAATGTTGGAAGTGGAGGCCTATGTAAAGAGCAATGATATTGGATCCGTAATTTTTGATGATGAGCTCACTCCGGGACAACAGCGGAACATTGAAAGGCAATTAAAATGTAAAATCCTGGACCGTACCAGTTTAATCCTGGACATTTTTGCCCAAAGGGCACAGACCAGTTATGCCCGTACCCAAGTGGAACTGGCCCAATACGAATATTTGCTCCCCAGACTTACCGGTCTTTGGACCCACTTGGAACGACAAAAAGGGGGTATCGGAATGCGTGGACCCGGTGAAACGGAAATAGAAACCGATAGACGTATTGTTCGTGATCGAATTTCCCTTCTTAAGAAAAAGTTGTTGAAGGTAGATAAACAGATGGAAACCCAAAGGGGCAATCGCGGGGCACTTGTACGTGTAGCTCTAGTAGGGTATACCAACGTAGGCAAATCTACCTTGATGAACGTTATTAGTAAAAGCGATGTCTTTGCCGAAAACAAACTATTCGCCACCTTGGACACCACAGTTAGGAAAGTGGTGATAGGCAATCTTCCATTTTTACTGAGTGATACGGTAGGATTCATTAGAAAACTGCCCACACAATTGGTAGAAAGTTTTAAAAGTACTTTGGATGAAGTGCGGGAAGCAGATCTGTTATTACATGTAGTTGATATTTCCCATCCCAATTTTGAAGAACATATAGACTCTGTAAATCAAATTCTTACGGAAATAAAAAGTTCGGATAAAAAAACCATCATGGTCTTTAACAAGATAGATCAATACGAACACAAGACCATTGACGATGATGATTTGATTACTGAAAAAACCAATAAACACTTCACCATTGAAGAGTGGAAGAATACCTGGATGCGCCGCGTTGGCGATAGGGCCCTATTTATTTCGGCCCTGAACAAGGAAAATTTGGAAGAATTCAGAAAACGAGTTTACGACGAGGTTCGGGATATTCACATAACCAGATTTCCATATAACAACTTTCTATATCCGGAACATTTGGATGAGTATTAG
- a CDS encoding carboxylate-amine ligase yields MDFTLGVEEEYQVIDPNTRELTSHEQKIVEIADEILEGQVKAEMHQAVVEVGTVICKDIKEVRSQVTHLRKTISEVASGLGLRIAAAGTHPFSEWEKQLITVHPRYDEIVQELQDAARSNLIFGLHVHVGIEDREMAIHIYNSVRYFLPHIYALSTNSPFWEGRNTGFKSFRTKVFDKFPRTGIPDFFTGAGEYERYVNLLVQTKCIDNAKKIWWDVRVHPFYPTIEFRICDVPLTVDETVTITALIQALVAKLYILRRSNLNFIIYKRALINENKWRASRYGIDGKMIDFGKSIEVPTKELILELLEFVDDVVDELGSRDEINKIHKILNEGTGADRQLAVFEKTKNLNDVVDFILKETVAGI; encoded by the coding sequence ATGGATTTTACATTAGGAGTAGAAGAAGAATATCAAGTAATAGATCCCAATACCCGAGAACTGACTTCACATGAGCAAAAAATTGTAGAAATTGCCGATGAGATCTTGGAAGGACAAGTAAAGGCAGAAATGCACCAGGCCGTAGTGGAAGTGGGTACGGTAATTTGCAAGGATATTAAGGAAGTGCGCTCCCAAGTAACGCATTTGCGAAAAACAATATCGGAGGTTGCCTCCGGCCTAGGACTTCGCATAGCCGCGGCAGGTACCCACCCATTCTCCGAATGGGAAAAACAATTGATAACCGTGCACCCGAGATATGATGAAATTGTTCAGGAATTACAGGATGCCGCCAGGTCCAACCTTATTTTCGGACTTCACGTACACGTGGGCATTGAGGACAGGGAAATGGCCATCCACATCTATAATTCCGTACGCTACTTTTTGCCCCATATATACGCCTTATCTACCAACTCCCCTTTTTGGGAGGGTAGAAATACAGGCTTTAAATCTTTCCGTACCAAAGTATTCGATAAATTTCCTCGTACCGGTATTCCGGATTTCTTTACCGGTGCAGGGGAATACGAGCGATATGTTAATCTCCTAGTGCAAACAAAGTGTATTGACAACGCCAAAAAAATATGGTGGGATGTAAGGGTACACCCTTTTTACCCGACTATTGAATTTAGGATTTGTGACGTACCCTTGACCGTAGATGAAACTGTCACCATAACGGCATTGATTCAGGCTTTGGTGGCTAAACTTTATATTTTAAGAAGAAGCAACCTCAACTTTATTATTTACAAAAGGGCGTTGATCAATGAGAATAAATGGAGGGCCTCAAGATATGGGATTGATGGCAAGATGATCGACTTTGGAAAATCTATAGAAGTTCCAACAAAAGAATTAATTTTGGAGTTGCTGGAATTCGTAGATGATGTGGTAGATGAACTTGGAAGCAGGGATGAAATCAATAAAATCCATAAAATATTGAATGAAGGGACCGGGGCGGACAGACAATTGGCCGTTTTTGAAAAAACCAAAAACCTTAATGATGTGGTCGATTTTATTTTGAAGGAGACGGTTGCAGGGATTTAA
- a CDS encoding leucyl aminopeptidase family protein, which yields MISIVKNKDLFLETLIIPLVQGEILESDIVKLAEELQLPKTLLTEQIKAEKKEVSLFYPVAHKSVTRVYCLGLGTDPTLKMVIDAFKRFLQMEAAKLPSNLSIDISNGNFDPEFISILTEGIVSGLLLGTYKKGLYQTSNLSTDKWDSEPLNLQFFVDEKFEDIVKIAADKGRAIAETQLKILRLVNSPSNKLTPINFAQEAVISGKEFGYKVEVHDEKAIEKLGLYALKAVGQGSDTPARFIVMEYKPKATGSQLPTVGLVGKGVTFDTGGLSIKGSSNMHYMKSDMGGAAAVFGTMELIAKLKLPVHLVAIIPTTENCVDAKALKPGDVIGSYAEKTIEIIDTDAEGRLILADGIAYLNKNYSPDIMIDVATLTGSCVQTLGYEAGGLFTNNDDLALKLTNAGDRCGERLWRLPLWDSYEGDIKSDIADVKNYSGKPIAGAISAAKFLEFFTNKHTNWAHLDIAGVAFGDAEFYTQKTATAFGVRLLTDFIAGLKK from the coding sequence ATGATCAGCATTGTAAAGAATAAAGATCTTTTTTTGGAAACCCTTATAATACCTTTGGTACAAGGGGAAATTTTGGAGTCGGACATTGTTAAATTAGCTGAGGAACTACAGCTCCCTAAGACACTGTTAACGGAACAAATAAAGGCTGAAAAAAAAGAAGTCTCCTTGTTTTACCCCGTTGCCCATAAAAGTGTAACGAGGGTATATTGTTTGGGCTTGGGAACAGACCCAACCCTTAAAATGGTGATAGACGCTTTTAAGCGCTTTCTTCAAATGGAAGCCGCCAAATTGCCTTCCAATTTGAGCATTGATATAAGCAACGGAAATTTTGACCCTGAATTTATATCAATATTGACTGAAGGCATTGTTAGTGGGTTGCTATTGGGGACTTACAAAAAGGGTTTGTACCAAACATCCAATTTATCTACGGATAAATGGGATTCAGAACCATTGAATTTGCAATTCTTTGTTGACGAAAAATTTGAAGATATAGTAAAAATCGCAGCAGACAAAGGCAGGGCCATAGCAGAAACCCAACTTAAAATACTAAGGTTGGTAAACTCCCCCAGCAATAAACTCACCCCTATTAATTTTGCCCAAGAAGCAGTTATATCCGGTAAGGAATTTGGTTATAAGGTGGAAGTCCATGACGAAAAGGCCATTGAAAAATTGGGATTATATGCACTCAAGGCGGTTGGCCAGGGGAGTGACACACCGGCCAGATTTATTGTAATGGAATACAAGCCAAAAGCAACGGGTTCACAACTTCCCACAGTAGGCTTGGTGGGTAAGGGGGTTACCTTTGATACAGGAGGTTTGTCCATCAAGGGTTCTTCCAATATGCATTATATGAAAAGCGATATGGGTGGAGCGGCAGCAGTTTTTGGAACAATGGAGTTGATCGCCAAACTTAAATTGCCTGTACATCTTGTTGCTATAATACCCACCACAGAAAACTGTGTAGATGCCAAAGCTTTAAAACCTGGAGATGTTATTGGGTCTTACGCAGAAAAAACCATTGAGATTATTGATACAGATGCAGAAGGTCGATTAATATTGGCAGACGGAATTGCCTATCTAAATAAGAATTACAGTCCGGATATAATGATAGACGTGGCTACCCTGACCGGAAGTTGTGTGCAAACCTTGGGCTATGAGGCAGGCGGGTTATTTACGAACAATGATGATCTTGCCCTTAAACTGACAAATGCCGGGGACCGCTGCGGGGAACGTTTGTGGCGACTGCCTTTATGGGATTCCTACGAGGGAGATATAAAATCTGATATTGCCGATGTAAAGAATTATAGTGGCAAGCCCATTGCAGGAGCTATCAGCGCTGCTAAATTTTTGGAGTTCTTCACCAATAAGCATACCAATTGGGCCCACTTGGATATTGCTGGGGTGGCCTTTGGGGATGCGGAGTTTTATACCCAGAAAACGGCAACTGCTTTTGGGGTTAGATTGCTTACAGATTTTATTGCAGGTTTGAAGAAATAG
- a CDS encoding type 1 glutamine amidotransferase yields MLDRKKKIAVLDLYNGIPNQGLRCIREILDKFNARAEYHFFDVRTKNEVPDTSYDIYISSGGPGNPLEGDGIWDKKYYSLIDQLWEHNANGDYPKKYVFFICHSYQMVCHHFGLGDITKRKSPSFGVLPIHKTKHGKADELFSKLPDPFFAVDSRDWQLVQPRLKVFEEKGAKILALEKIRTHVEYERAIMAVRFSKEFVGVQFHPEAEPVSMEAHFAKAENEEKVVATYGKRKYDNMMTHIRDTDNLESTYNSIIPGFIDNAIKKIGLSKQLS; encoded by the coding sequence ATGTTGGATAGAAAAAAAAAGATTGCCGTTTTGGACCTATATAATGGAATTCCCAATCAAGGGCTCAGATGCATACGGGAAATATTGGATAAATTCAACGCCAGAGCAGAATACCATTTTTTTGACGTTAGGACCAAGAATGAAGTTCCCGATACCAGCTATGATATTTACATATCTTCCGGAGGGCCAGGTAATCCTTTGGAAGGGGACGGCATCTGGGATAAAAAATACTATTCCCTCATTGACCAATTATGGGAACACAATGCAAATGGTGACTATCCCAAAAAATACGTTTTCTTTATTTGCCATAGCTATCAGATGGTATGCCACCATTTTGGTCTAGGAGACATTACAAAGCGAAAATCCCCATCTTTCGGGGTTCTACCCATCCATAAGACCAAACATGGTAAGGCCGATGAGTTATTCTCCAAACTACCGGATCCGTTCTTTGCAGTAGATTCCAGGGATTGGCAACTTGTTCAACCACGATTGAAAGTTTTTGAGGAGAAAGGTGCTAAAATATTGGCGCTGGAGAAAATCAGGACACATGTGGAATACGAGAGGGCCATTATGGCGGTACGTTTTTCGAAGGAATTCGTTGGCGTACAATTTCATCCCGAGGCCGAACCTGTGAGTATGGAAGCGCACTTTGCCAAAGCGGAAAACGAAGAGAAGGTAGTGGCCACCTACGGAAAAAGAAAATATGACAATATGATGACCCATATTAGGGATACCGATAATTTGGAATCTACCTACAATTCCATAATCCCCGGATTTATTGACAATGCCATTAAAAAGATTGGATTATCCAAACAACTCTCATAA